Proteins encoded within one genomic window of Bacillus sp. 1NLA3E:
- the pflA gene encoding pyruvate formate-lyase-activating protein: protein MLGNIHSIETLGTVDGPGIRYVVFTQGCLLRCQFCHNADTWEIGAGKQMSVSEIMDDLISYLPFIQASGGGITVSGGEPLLQLPFLIELFKECKKKGIHTTIDSSGGSFHHSEVYLEQLEELLQYTDLVLLDLKHINREKHIKLTGMTNEHIKEFARFLSDRKVPIWVRHVLVPTITDDEEDLEKLGEFIGTLENVEKIEILPYHKLGVYKWKALGLKYPLEHIQPPTEKQVEYAYQKLTAHSKNI from the coding sequence TTGCTTGGAAATATTCATTCCATTGAAACACTAGGGACAGTCGACGGACCAGGGATACGTTATGTTGTATTTACACAAGGTTGCCTTTTGCGCTGCCAGTTTTGCCATAATGCGGATACATGGGAGATTGGCGCGGGCAAACAGATGTCCGTTTCTGAAATCATGGATGATTTGATAAGCTATCTCCCTTTTATTCAAGCTTCTGGCGGAGGCATTACCGTAAGCGGCGGTGAACCTTTGTTGCAGCTTCCTTTTCTCATTGAATTGTTTAAAGAATGCAAAAAGAAAGGGATTCACACAACTATTGATTCTTCCGGAGGCTCCTTTCACCATTCAGAAGTTTATCTTGAGCAATTGGAGGAACTATTACAATATACAGATCTCGTCTTACTCGATTTAAAACATATCAACCGAGAAAAGCACATTAAATTAACTGGAATGACAAATGAACATATTAAAGAATTTGCAAGATTTTTATCTGACCGAAAAGTACCAATTTGGGTACGTCATGTCCTTGTTCCAACAATTACAGATGACGAGGAAGACCTCGAAAAGCTTGGTGAATTCATTGGGACATTGGAAAATGTCGAAAAGATTGAAATTCTACCTTATCATAAACTTGGTGTATACAAGTGGAAAGCCCTTGGGCTAAAGTATCCATTAGAACATATTCAGCCTCCTACAGAAAAACAAGTTGAATATGCCTATCAAAAGCTAACTGCACACTCCAAGAATATTTAG